In Gouania willdenowi chromosome 17, fGouWil2.1, whole genome shotgun sequence, one DNA window encodes the following:
- the rpl37a gene encoding large ribosomal subunit protein eL43, giving the protein MAKRTKKVGIVGKYGTRYGASLRKMVKKIEISQHAKYTCSFCGKTKMKRRAVGIWHCGSCRKTVAGGAWTYNTTSAVTVKSAIRRLKELKDQ; this is encoded by the exons ATG GCCAAGCGCACCAAGAAGGTGGGGATTGTTGGCAAATATGGCACGCGTTACGGCGCGTCGCTGAGGAAGATGGTGAAGAAGATTGAAATCTCCCAGCATGCCAAGTACACCTGCTCATTCTGTGGCAAG ACCAAGATGAAGAGGAGGGCTGTTGGCATCTGGCACTGTGGGTCCTGCAGAAAGACTGTGGCCGGTGGCGCCTGGACTTACAA cacaACTTCTGCTGTCACAGTCAAGTCTGCAATCAGGAGGCTCAAGGAGTTGAAGGACCAGTAA
- the pecr gene encoding peroxisomal trans-2-enoyl-CoA reductase — MAAVTSVFRPGLFNHKVAIVTGGGTGIGKAISSELLELGCSVVISSRKAEKLEAAAQEMRQKIPPSSPAIVTPLTCNIRSEDDVKALVSSVLNKYGRIDFLVNNGGGQFTSPAENMSSKGWNAVIDTNLTGTFHCCKEVYSAWMKQHGGVIINIIADMWKGFPGMAHTGAARSAVDNLTKSLSIEWAASGVRVNAVAPGTIFSKTAMDNYKELGPLLFTKSAKFNLAKRLGVPEEISSAVCFLLSPAASYISGATLRVDAGQSLYHSMWEVPDHNAWPQAPEGENLDALREVLNPKSKL; from the exons ATGGCGGCGGTTACAAGCGTCTTCCGTCCGGGGCTTTTTAATCACAAAGTGGCGATAGTGACCGGTGGAGGGACTGGGATCGGTAAAGCCATCTCCTCAGAGCTGCTGGAGCTCG GTTGCAGTGTGGTGATCTCCAGCAGGAAGGCAGAAAAGTTGGAAGCTGCAGCTCAGGAAATGAGACAGAAAATCCCTCCATCCAGCCCTGCCATTGTAACTCCTCTAACCTGTAACATCCGCAGTGAAGATGAT GTGAAAGCTCTTGTGTCGTCTGTTCTGAATAAGTACGGACGAATTGACTTTCTGGTAAATAACGGTGGAGGTCAGTTCACCAGCCCAGCAGAGAACATGTCCTCTAAAGGCTGGAATGCAGTGATAGACACCAACCTAACGGGGACCTTCCACTGCTGCAAGGAGG TCTACTCTGCGTGGATGAAGCAGCACGGAGGTGTGATCATCAACATCATCGCTGACATGTGGAAGGGTTTCCCAGGCATGGC GCACACAGGAGCAGCAAGGTCAGCAGTGGACAATCTAACCAAGAGTCTGTCTATAGAATGGGCAGCTTCTGGTGTGCGGGTCAATGCTGTGGCTCCT GGTACAATTTTTTCTAAAACTGCAATGGATAATTACAAGGAGCTCGGACCGCTTCTTTTCACGAAAAGTGCTAAGTTTAACCTCGCCAAGAGGTTAGGAGTACCTGAGGAG ATCTCTTCAGCAGTGTGCTTCCTTCTGTCTCCTGCTGCTTCTTACATCTCTGGAGCAACACTGAGAGTCGATGCAGGACAAAGTCTGTACCACTCCATGTGGGAGGTACCAG ATCACAATGCATGGCCGCAGGCTCCAGAGGGTGAGAATCTAGACGCTCTGAGGGAAGTACTCAATCCGAAAAGCAAACTTTAA